The following are encoded together in the Hoplias malabaricus isolate fHopMal1 chromosome 3, fHopMal1.hap1, whole genome shotgun sequence genome:
- the mkxa gene encoding mohawk homeobox a, protein MNTIVFNKLSSQVLFEEKASEVERSSRNYLEVLDGQHTDILTSSHGIKDNSVIRHRRPGSRQGAGKVRHKRQALQDMARPLKQWLYKHRDNPYPTKTEKILLALGSQMTLVQVSNWFANARRRLKNTVRQPDLSWALRIKLYNKYVQGNAERLSISSDDSCSEDGDPAARTQPGEFSKPMYQSVIKKEGSSMGTGLQASADASLAEDYVSPPKYKSSLLHRYLNDSLRHVMVTNAVMDARRRNHSGSFSSNEYDEDLLSPSSSETEANFVYRTESVDHGSSKCDNSVIQKEKGRGKDETYWREINAAMALTNLAQPKDGGPSGTTSCIIQKSSHIAEIKTVKVPILHKY, encoded by the exons ATGAACACGATCGTGTTCAACAAACTGAGCAGCCAGGTCCTGTTCGAGGAGAAGGCCAGCGAGGTGGAGCGCAGCAGCAGGAATTACCTGGAGGTTCTGGACGGACAGCACACGGACATCCTGACCAGCAGCCACGGCATTAAGGACAACTCGGTCATCAGGCACCGGAGACCGGG GTCTCGCCAGGGAGCTGGTAAAGTTCGTCATAAGCGGCAGGCGCTGCAGGACATGGCCCGGCCCCTGAAGCAGTGGCTCTACAAACACCGGGACAACCCTTACCCCACCAAAACGGAGAAGATCCTCCTCGCTCTTGGCTCCCAGATGACCCTAGTACAG gtgtctAACTGGTTTGCGAACGCTCGGCGAAGGTTGAAGAACACAGTGAGGCAGCCAGACCTCAGCTGGGCTCTCAGGATTAAACTCTATAATAAATATGTCCAGGGCAACGCTGAGAGACTCAGCATCAGCAGTGATGACTCCTGCTCTGAAg ATGGTGACCCAGCTGCTCGGACTCAGCCCGGAGAGTTCAGTAAGCCCATGTATCAAAGCGTCATCAAAAAAGAGGGCAGCAGCATGGGGACTGGGCTCCAGGCATCAGCAGACGCTTCACTGGCTGAGGACTATGTGTCTCCGCCTAAATACAAGAGCAGCCTGCTTCACCGTTACCTGAACGACTCGCTGCGTCACGTGATGGTCACCAACGCGGTGATGGACGCCCGCAGGAGGAACCACTCGGGCTCCTTCAGCTCCAACGAATACGACGAAGACCTCCTATCTCCCTCGTCCTCAGAAACAGAGGCCAACTTCGTCTACCGGACGG AGTCTGTGGACCATGGATCAAGTAAATGTGACAA CAGTGTCATACAGAAGGAGAAAGGACGTGGTAAAGATGAGACGTACTGGCGAGAGATTAACGCAGCCATGGCTCTCACTAACCTTGCTCAGCCCAAGGACGGCGGACCCTCCGGGACCACCAGCTGCATCATCCAGAAATCCTCCCACATAGCTGAGATCAAGACTGTAAAAGTGCCCATTCTGCACAAGTACTAG